A DNA window from Candidatus Protochlamydia naegleriophila contains the following coding sequences:
- the ftsY gene encoding signal recognition particle-docking protein FtsY: MVLQFLKSGYAKVKSALSRARSLLGEKLTALFQGKIDENTLEQLEQALYEADFGVKTASELTQKVRDMHRENPTLKTTDYLAALRTHLVSLLNQYPTQLADANPEQLPQVILIVGVNGNGKTTSVAKLANLFHQNGKKVLVGAADTFRAAAIEQLEMWAHKLHIDIVKGNPKSDPAAVAFDSIQAAKARQCDVVLIDTAGRLHTKTPLMQELEKIKRSCQKASIGGPHETLLVLDATTGQNAIEQAKHFHKFTPITGLILTKLDGTAKGGIVVAIQRELGIPVKFIGTGEGADDLQPFDAQAFVSNLFE; the protein is encoded by the coding sequence ATGGTATTGCAATTTTTAAAATCAGGTTACGCCAAAGTCAAATCGGCACTTTCGCGCGCTCGCTCGCTCCTTGGCGAAAAGCTTACAGCTCTTTTTCAAGGCAAAATCGACGAAAACACGCTCGAACAGCTTGAACAAGCGCTGTATGAGGCCGATTTCGGCGTCAAGACTGCTTCTGAGCTGACCCAAAAAGTTCGCGACATGCATCGTGAAAATCCTACGCTCAAAACAACCGACTACTTGGCTGCCTTGCGCACTCACCTGGTCTCTTTGCTCAATCAATATCCGACGCAATTAGCTGACGCTAATCCAGAACAGCTCCCCCAAGTCATTTTAATCGTAGGTGTAAACGGCAACGGCAAAACAACATCGGTTGCCAAATTAGCCAATCTCTTTCATCAAAATGGAAAAAAAGTCTTAGTGGGTGCAGCCGACACCTTCCGCGCTGCTGCAATCGAACAACTCGAAATGTGGGCCCACAAGCTCCACATCGACATTGTCAAGGGAAACCCCAAAAGCGATCCTGCAGCCGTTGCCTTCGACTCCATCCAGGCAGCCAAAGCGCGCCAATGCGACGTCGTCCTCATCGATACAGCGGGACGCCTCCACACTAAAACACCGCTCATGCAAGAATTGGAAAAAATTAAACGCTCCTGTCAAAAAGCTTCGATCGGCGGACCGCATGAAACATTACTTGTTTTAGACGCAACGACGGGGCAAAACGCCATCGAACAGGCGAAGCACTTCCATAAATTTACGCCCATTACAGGACTCATTTTAACTAAATTAGATGGAACGGCCAAAGGCGGTATTGTCGTTGCCATTCAACGCGAACTTGGCATT
- the sucC gene encoding ADP-forming succinate--CoA ligase subunit beta, with translation MNTHEYQAKQVLQRYGIPVPDFYVVSSIDEVEALVQSHHLESVIIKVQVHAGGRGKAGGVKLANSPQAILQTVKELLGKKIINEQTGPEGMVAHQVLISPAVSIAKEFYLGVTVSRERARSVLIASPVGGMDIEHVAHSQPDQVLVLPIPFEGEFRSYHLQRIAKFMGWKEGQAKQGIAIVTALVKAFQETDASLLEINPLVETKEGEFLALDAKLSVDDNALFRQPEIKAWFDPSQVSANEARAQEHELAYVALDGEIGCMVNGAGLAMATMDLIQYHGGHPANFLDVGGGASQEKVAEGFRIILSDPKVKAILINIFGGIMNCETLASGIIEAAKGMQIHVPLIVRMEGTNVEKGKQLLHDSGLHILIAKDLTEAAEQAVNLAK, from the coding sequence ATGAATACACATGAGTATCAAGCCAAACAGGTTCTTCAAAGGTATGGGATTCCCGTACCAGATTTCTATGTTGTATCTTCCATCGATGAGGTCGAGGCTCTTGTGCAGTCCCATCACCTTGAATCCGTAATTATCAAAGTGCAAGTCCATGCAGGCGGTAGGGGAAAAGCTGGTGGAGTAAAGTTGGCAAATAGCCCACAAGCTATTTTGCAAACGGTAAAAGAGCTTTTAGGTAAAAAAATAATCAATGAGCAAACAGGGCCAGAGGGGATGGTAGCTCATCAGGTGCTGATTTCTCCAGCGGTTTCCATTGCCAAGGAATTCTATTTAGGGGTGACAGTCAGTAGAGAGCGTGCAAGAAGCGTATTGATCGCCTCGCCTGTCGGGGGAATGGATATCGAACACGTTGCTCATTCGCAGCCAGATCAAGTACTTGTTCTTCCGATCCCATTTGAGGGCGAGTTTCGCTCCTACCATTTACAGCGCATTGCAAAATTTATGGGATGGAAGGAGGGGCAAGCTAAGCAAGGGATTGCAATCGTCACAGCACTCGTCAAAGCCTTTCAAGAAACAGATGCCTCGTTATTGGAAATCAATCCGCTTGTGGAGACTAAAGAGGGAGAGTTTCTTGCTTTGGATGCAAAGCTGTCGGTCGACGACAATGCCCTTTTCCGTCAACCGGAGATAAAAGCTTGGTTTGATCCAAGCCAAGTATCTGCTAATGAAGCGCGGGCCCAAGAGCATGAACTGGCTTATGTTGCTTTAGATGGTGAAATTGGATGCATGGTAAATGGAGCGGGATTAGCCATGGCAACAATGGATCTTATACAGTATCATGGCGGCCATCCTGCCAATTTTTTAGATGTCGGGGGCGGCGCCTCCCAAGAAAAAGTAGCCGAAGGCTTTCGCATTATTCTCTCAGATCCAAAGGTAAAAGCTATTTTAATCAATATCTTTGGAGGAATCATGAACTGCGAAACGCTGGCCTCTGGCATTATTGAAGCCGCCAAAGGGATGCAGATCCATGTTCCTTTGATTGTGCGCATGGAGGGAACAAACGTGGAAAAAGGAAAGCAACTCCTTCATGATTCGGGCTTGCATATTTTAATCGCCAAAGATTTAACAGAAGCTGCTGAACAGGCAGTTAATTTAGCAAAGTAA